In Sebastes fasciatus isolate fSebFas1 chromosome 24, fSebFas1.pri, whole genome shotgun sequence, the following are encoded in one genomic region:
- the nhsl1a gene encoding uncharacterized protein nhsl1a isoform X3, with amino-acid sequence MVLIGAAIKSVLRYLNKTRAGDRDSKWSVHYTTQKPQQGLVFVPAKRRSGSADDLRGQRSTEHSACNGLTQHGCRRPPSPAPCPSSSGLHQSEGSAARRGWRDKSRRMTSTFLDFLSQSCFSVCFRLSDRRRRKSSAFSDEDERFILNNTRPLTPLVLNPVQGTSCWDVFAPAYEPTVDVEIEPTHRLPTPEEKMRRQAEAVAADIVPINITGESFDRQASFLKVVSNTDSLSRRPRNLSQRRKTVTGIPDDVDRDLDSPLVSLVLPGQFSTVGRPASSANRQKNTREEEEVEERGNVREEGKSSARKIRAPRGRGLSSLMASLTSSPAVVDSSRDRRSSSSELHGLPRLATNSSLNSEASCNSASYRTLSASSSCCQDLQGFPSDLRPLLPFDPTARVLPQSPSSSSSVTSSLPSSPGRALPSEWSYPSDKPLNEAAQHRGSPSSSHYLSSSSIADSQFNYPALDDQTPTQQDAYDGGSYTGETWNYRPLSPSSSVHSSQPGGDWNGITQEMRCVSGEGWNCDPLLSSGRSTPERMTSSPSLNREKRKYSTSSSCSHASTRSISLRKSKRPPAPPLRSDSLRRRPGRGKPSRSSPSPRPRLENATQRTATSSPQTFHDPWVPRSNTKRRQSGFNCGTVTTFEPLSPDCQEATSADYPPSEPPSPSEVFAPGSPGSEEEEGLRLTLDSQPAASSVAGLQRLASPSSGYSSQSNTPTPGTPVSSPLSPSSPLAASPGAFSLPLPTSPFSSSHSSSSPLPPPAVASVTRTMPRGDGRPKPPVPERKSSLFSSLSSSFSSTSSLSSCTSSDSSAKHPLPPPPLPECSSLLPPVFYSPIHKCPPLAPPLPAPSLTNLSAAPPPPPSSLPPPPPPLPPSSLPTPPPLPPSRPPPPPYSYAVRQTSHHASMSTMSSSTNFPPPPSSPPPPPPPSPPPSSSELSELPIADLPPPPPPPPLPPLPTSPGASLRLGKSPTRRVPCPLVTARALQGVKLRSVKNQEGKSDHDYYNLTARTPNDESSNLLKADVKLTEPAMTQGNADFSYWTLSGTKDEIQTNDKNDSPSSSYSAVKPASPRKPRSPEKPALPKKPDLCILGLVASPEARRGPGGRETESTTSPARSMNAASLPVNATPAEVTALSPTGSPRRQKPPILHKKPDLSPKTTKPLSAPKGTLEEVTGISRTLENSGTSGTWGTSETSSILGTMDIYGNCGPSGIMGTAETRSIKGAPNAIDETMSTLENWGTSETCSVLGTMGIYGNCTAETRSIKGAPNAIDETMSTLENWGTSETCSTLGTVGTLEEIPGISRTMGASGIMDTTRARNTLNSTMGTLENGGTSGTWGTSETSSSTLGTMGIYGNCTGETRSIKGAPNAIDETMSTLENWGTSETSSTSGVRGATSTQTGGTHPDPRIIKTRLHDEKTFHKSMMRSSLAEDEEEDEKERVKERGMKTLMMTSSSARKKDKTRKRRKRRPGRQLLMMSSMKDPSPSSSSSSSSSSSSGDEQNVTKERTVPPSRTARTVCDQDTSDSESSCALIGRSRCSLSSALSTDSLRRELSLPDLLIHEEEEEEEEEEERRREVVKEARGPPDADVFVSVSADQMFVSGRPRTTEDLFAVIHRSKRKMLGRRDSEDDRHHISCSSSSSSSSSSSPPVTPTDLLPRPTRPAVLRSQRSGRSESFKALLLRKGSRSDSSSRISAVERLCILAAPSDLQSVPSPPRPPTPHQPQDKPTGLSHTPDICDINAHLTLDVPVSPTSCGQNFSIIGFGWGQRDLTQNLLTSSSSSSHFFFLSSSTSSSLRPRSLTPPCSSSRRFAARCRLYAAPMTAIFEGESEEEEEEDDDEVFMESPRTEGESSQRLVEIS; translated from the exons catgtAACGGGTTGACTCAGCATGGCTGCCGCCGCCCACCGAGCCCCGCCCCCTGCCCGTCCTCCTCTGGCCTCCACCAATCAGAGGGCAGCGCAGCACGCAGAGGCTGGAGGGACAAAAGCCGGAGGATG ACGTCCACGTTCCTCGACTTTCTCTCTCAGTCTTGCTTCTCAGTTTGTTTCAGGTTGTCAGatcggaggaggaggaag TCCTCAGCTTTCTCAGACGAAGATGAGAGGTTCATCTTGAACAACACGCGACCTCTGACCCCGCTGGTCCTCAACCCCGTCCAGGGTACTTCCTGTTGGGACGTCTTCGCCCCCGCCTACGAGCCGACGGTGGACGTGGAGATTGAGCCGACCCACAGGCTTCCGACGCCGGAGGAGAAGATGAGGCGGCAGGCGGAGGCGGTCGCCGCTGATATAGTCCCGATCAACATCACAG GAGAGAGTTTCGATCGTCAGGCCAGTTTTCTAAAAGTGGTTTCCAACACTGACTCGTTATCCCGGCGACCCCGCAACCTGAGCCAACGCCGCAAGACGGTCACCGGGATACCTGACGATGTCGACCGGGATCTGG ACTCGCCTTTGGTCTCTTTGGTTCTTCCGGGTCAGTTCTCCACCGTGGGTCGACCTGCGTCCTCCGCCAACCGCCAGAAGAAcacgagggaggaggaggaggtggaggagagggggaacgtcagagaggaggggaagTCATCGGCGAGGAAGATCCGAGCCCCAAGAGGAAGGGGGCTGTCCAGCCTCATGGCCTCCCTTACGTCCTCCCCGGCTGTCGTCGACTCCTCTCGCGACCGCCGCTCATCGTCCTCCGAGCTCCACGGCCTCCCCCGTCTGGCGACCAACTCCTCCCTGAACTCCGAGGCCAGCTGCAACAGCGCCTCGTACAGGACACTCAGTGCCTCCTCATCTTGTTGCCAG GATCTTCAGGGTTTCCCCAGCGACCTCCGGCCTCTGCTGCCCTTTGACCCCACAGCCAGGGTCCTCCCCCagtctccttcctcctcctcctccgtcacctcctccctccccagTTCCCCCGGCCGTGCCCTGCCATCAGAGTGGTCTTACCCCAGCGACAAGCCCCTGAACGAGGCCGCCCAACATCGCGGTTCACCTTCCTCCTCCCActacctctcctcttcctccatcgcAGACTCTCAGTTTAACTACCCGGCTCTGGATGACCAGACCCCCACCCAGCAGGACGCCTACGACGGTGGCTCCTACACCGGGGAGACGTGGAACTACCGGCCCCTCTCCCCCAGCTCCAGCGTTCACAGCAGCCAACCCGGTGGCGACTGGAACGGCATCACCCAGGAGATGAGATGTGTCTCTGGGGAAGGCTGGAACTGTGATCCCCTGCTCTCCTCCGGCCGCTCTACTCCAGAGAGAATGACCTCCTCTCCCTCGCTGAACCGGGAGAAAAGGAAGTACagcacttcctcctcctgctctcacGCCAGCACCCGCAGCATCTCCCTCCGCAAGTCCAAGCGCCCGCCGGCGCCGCCGTTGCGCTCCGACTCTTTGAGGCGCCGGCCGGGTCGTGGCAAACCCTCCCGCTCTTCCCCCAGTCCCCGCCCTCGCCTGGAGAACGCCACCCAGCGGACGGCCACGTCGTCTCCCCAGACCTTCCACGACCCCTGGGTACCCCGGAGCAACACCAAAAGACGCCAGAGTGGGTTCAACTGCGGGACGGTCACAACCTTTGAACCTTTAAGCCCGGACTGCCAGGAGGCGACCTCCGCTGACTATCCTCCTTCCGAGCCGCCAAGCCCCTCAGAAGTCTTCGCTCCTGGGTCTCCAGgctcagaggaggaagaggggctGAGATTGACTCTCGACTCCCAACCAGCCGCCTCCTCCGTGGCAGGGCTTCAGCGCCTCGCTTCGCCCTCCAGTGGCTACTCCAGCCAGTCCAACACCCCGACTCCCGGCACGCCCGTGTCTTCACccctctccccttcctcccctctcGCAGCGAGCCCTGGAGCtttctccctccccctcccgACCTCTCCCTTCTCCTCTTCACACTCGTCTTCCTCCCCCCTGCCTCCTCCTGCCGTCGCATCCGTCACCAGGACAATGCCTCGGGGCGACGGGAGGCCAAAGCCACCAGTGCCGGAGAGGAAGTCGTcactcttctcctccctctcctcctcattttcctccacctcctccctctcctcttgcaCCTCCTCAGACTCCTCTGCCAagcatcctcttcctcctcctcctctcccagaGTGTTCCTCTCTTTTGCCTCCCGTCTTCTACTCCCCCATTCACAAGTGTCCTCCTCtagctcctcctcttcctgctccctCCCTCACCAATCTGtccgctgctcctcctcctccaccttcatctcttcctcctcctcctccacctctcccacCGTCATCCCtccccactcctcctcctcttcctccttctcggcctcctcctcccccctacTCCTACGCCGTCAGGCAGACCTCCCATCATGCTTCCATGTCCACCATGTCATCATCAACCAATTTCCCTCCTcccccttcatctcctcctcctcctcctcctccttctcctccgccGTCCTCTTCAGAACTCTCAGAATTGCCAATTGCTGaccttcctcctccaccaccgcctcctcctcttcctcctctgcctaCATCTCCTGGCGCCTCCCTCCGCCTTGGCAAGTCTCCGACCCGCCGCGTCCCCTGCCCCCTGGTCACCGCTCGAGCTTTGCAGGGCGTCAAGCTTCGCTCCGTCAAGAACCAGGAAGGCAAATCAGATCATGATTACTACAACCTAACAGCGAGGACACCCAACGATGAGTCATCTAACCTTCTAAAAGCAGACGTCAAACTAACCGAGCCGGCAATGACACAAGGAAACGCAGATTTTTCCTACTGGACCCTGTCTGGAACAAAAGATGAAATACAGACGAACGATAAGAACgattcaccatcatcatcatatagCGCTGTAAAGCCAGCGAGCCCGAGGAAACCCCGCTCCCCAGAGAAGCCGGCGCTGCCGAAGAAGCCCGATCTCTGCATTCTGGGTCTCGTGGCGTCGCCCGAGGCAAGACGAGGACCAGGTGGGCGCGAGACCGAAAGTACGACTTCACCCGCACGCTCTATGAATGCTGCTTCTTTACCTGTAAACGCGACACCTGCTGAAGTCACCGCACTCTCACCGACCGGCTCCCCTCGGAGGCAGAAGCCACCGATTTTGCACAAGAAGCCAGATCTCTCACCCAAAACAACCAAACCACTCTCTGCACCCAAAGGAACCCTGGAGGAGGTCACTGGTATTTCAAGGACCTTGGAGAACAGTGGTACCTCAGGAACTTGGGGAACGTCGGAAACCAGCAGCATCCTAGGGACGATGGACATCTATGGGAACTGTGGCCCCTCAGGGATCATGGGTACCGCAGAGACCCGGAGTATCAAAGGAGCTCCAAACGCTATCGACGAGACCATGAGTACTTTGGAGAACTGGGGAACCTCGGAGACCTGCAGTGTCCTAGGGACGATGGGGATCTATGGGAACTGTACCGCAGAGACCCGGAGTATCAAAGGGGCTCCAAACGCTATCGATGAGACCATGAGTACTTTGGAGAACTGGGGAACCTCGGAGACCTGTAGCACCCTAGGGACCGTGGGCACCCTGGAGGAGATCCCTGGTATTTCAAGGACCATGGGCGCCTCGGGGATCATGGATACCACAAGGGCTAGAAACACTTTAAACAGCACCATGGGTACCTTGGAGAACGGTGGTACCTCAGGAACTTGGGGAACCTCGgagaccagcagcagcaccctaGGGACGATGGGCATCTATGGGAACTGTACCGGAGAGACCCGGAGTATCAAAGGGGCTCCAAACGCTATCGACGAGACCATGAGTACTTTGGAGAACTGGGGAACCTCGGAGACCAGCAGCACCTCGGGGGTACGTGGAGCTACGTCCACCCAGACGGGAGGCACCCATCCAGACCCCCGGATCATCAAGACGAGACTTCACGATGAGAAAACATTTCATAAGAGCATGATGAGGTCGTCGCTGgctgaagatgaagaggaagacgagaaggagagggtgaaagagagagggatgaagacATTGATGATGACGTCGTCCTCCGCgaggaaaaaagacaaaacaaggaagaggaggaagaggaggccggGCAGGCAactgctgatgatgtcatcaatgaAGGATCCCTCCCCCTCTTCgtcgtcatcgtcatcatcttcctcctcatctgGAGACGAACAGAACGTGACGAAAGAGAGAACTGTGCCACCAAGTCGGACGGCGAGGACGGTGTGCGATCAAGACACCAGTGACTCTGAAAGCTCCtgcgctctgattggtcggAGCAGGTGTTCCCTCAGCAGCGCGCTGTCCACTGACAGCCTGCGGAGGGAACTGTCGCTTCCAGACCTCCTGATAcacgaggaagaagaagaagaagaagaagaagaagagaggaggagggaggtggtgAAGGAGGCCAGAGGACCTCCAGATG CCGATGTGTTCGTCAGCGTTTCAGCAGATCAGATGTTTGTCTCCGGTCGACCACGAACCACAGAGGATCTGTTCGCTGTCATCCACAG GTCTAAGAGGAAGATGCTAGGAAGAAGGGATTCAGAAGACGATAGACATCATATCTCgtgttcctcttcctcttcctcctcctcctcctcctctcctccggtCACCCCCACCGACCTGCTGCCTCGCCCGACGCGACCTGCGGTCCTCAGAAGCCAGAGATCGGGGAGAAGCGAGAGCTTTAAGGCCCTCCTGCTGAGGAAGGGTAGTCGGTCTGATTCGTCTTCTCGAATCTCAGCTGTCGAGCGGCTTTGCATACTTGCTGCTCCTTCCGACCTCCAGAGTGTGCCGTCACCACCGCGGCCGCCGACGCCACACCAACCTCAAGACAAACCCACCGGCTTGTCCCATACCCCGGATATATGTGATATTAATGCCCACCTGACTCTGGACGTACCGGTGTCTCCAACATCGTGCGGTCAGAACTTCTCCATAATCGGATTCGGATGGGGACAAAGGGATCTGACACAgaacctcctcacctcctcttcctcctcctctcacttcttcttcctctcctcctccacctcctcttccttgCGGCCTCGCTCCCTCActcctccctgctcctccagcCGGCGCTTTGCCGCTCGCTGCCGCCTCTACGCCGCCCCCATGACCGCCATCTTTGAAGGGGAAagcgaggaggaagaagaggaagacgaCGACGAGGTTTTTATGGAGTCTCCGCGAACCGAAGGAGAATCGAGCCAGAGATTGGTGGAGATCTCAtga
- the alkal2b gene encoding ALK and LTK ligand 2b: MLLPRLPVLSALLVLLLAAGRCSVLELVGWSPKTRTETRTETEGLTGPGERRSQPGLEGQPRDPRHKEKFIKHLTGPLYFNPKCRKHFHRLYHNTRDCTIPAYYKRCARLLTRLANSPRCSER; this comes from the exons ATGCTGCTCCCGCGGCTCCCGGTTCTGTCTGCGCTCCTCGTCCTGCTGCTGGCTGCGGGACGCTGCAGCGTCCTGGAGCTGGTCGGCTGGTCCCCGAAGACCAGGACCGAGACCAGAACCGAGACGGAGGGACTCACCGGACCCGGAGAGAGACGGTCACAACCAGGACTGG AGGGTCAACCCAGAGATCCACGACACAAGGAGAAGTTCATCAAACACCTGACAG GTCCTCTTTACTTCAACCCAAAGTGCAGGAAACATTTCCACCGACTTTACCACAACACCAGAGACTGCACAATACCTGCct ATTATAAAAGATGTGCTCGTCTGCTGACTCGACTGGCCAACAGCCCTCGCTGCTCCGAGAGATAA